Proteins found in one Pagrus major chromosome 20, Pma_NU_1.0 genomic segment:
- the LOC141015848 gene encoding urotensin-2 receptor — MTTVSMEPVGVLVERGTNATDPPLNAHEDTAATFTIGTILSIMCLVGVSGNIYTLVVMCHSMRTAASMYIYIINLALADLLYLLTIPFVVYTHFLKGWYFGDAGCRILISMDFLTMHASIFTLTIMSTERYFAVLKPLDTVKRSKSYRKAIALLVWVASLILTLPMIVSIQLMTLGNKAMCQSTLSALSYKVYISFLFCTSIVAPGLIIGYLYIQLARTYWVSQTETFKQTKKLPNQKVLYLIFTIVLLFWACFLPFWIWQLLGQFHPSLSLSTKAKRNINYLTTCLTYSNSCINPFLYTLLTKNYKEYLRKHKRSWSAGSYFNRRSRFQRSPRRSPSSSSQQCTESFMLTHTASLRAHNSSL, encoded by the exons ATGACCACAGTATCCATGGAGCCTGTAGGAGTCCTCGTGGAAAGGGGCACCAATGCCACCGACCCCCCTCTGAACGCACATGAGGACACAGCCGCCACCTTTACCATCGGCACCATTCTCTCCATCATGTGCCTCGTTGGAGTCTCAGGGAACATCTACACCCTGGTGGTCATGTGCCACTCCATGAGGACTGCAGCCTCTATGTACATCTACATCATAAACTTAGCTCTGGCAGATCTGTTGTATCTTCTAACCATACCCTTTGTAGTCTACACACACTTCCTAAAGGGATGGTACTTTGGGGATGCAGGGTGTCGCATTCTGATCAGCATGGACTTCCTGACCATGCATGCCAGTATCTTCACACTGACAATCATGAGCACTGAGCGATACTTTGCTGTGCTCAAGCCACTCGACACAGTCAAACGGTCTAAAAGTTACCGGAAAGCCATCGCTCTGCTGGTCTGGGTTGCCTCTCTCATCCTCACCCTACCGATGATTGTAAGCATTCAGCTAATGACACTGGGCAACAAGGCTATGTGCCAGTCCACCTTGTCAGCACTCTCCTACAAAGTTTACATCTCCTTCCTGTTTTGCACTAGCATTGTTGCTCCAGGACTGATCATTGGCTATCTCTACATCCAGCTTGCACGCACTTACTGGGTTTCACAGACGGAGACCTTCAAACAGACCAAGAAACTTCCCAATCAAAAG GTGCTGTACCTGATCTTCACTATTGTGCTCCTTTTCTGGGCATGTTTCCTGCCCTTCTGGATCTGGCAGCTGCTGGGTCAGTTCCACCCCTCACTGTCCCTGTCCACCAAAGCCAAACGCAACATCAACTACCTTACCACGTGTTTGACATATTCCAACAGCTGCATCAACCCTTTTCTGTACACGCTGCTCACCAAGAACTACAAGGAGTACCTGAGGAAGCACAAGCGGTCCTGGTCAGCTGGCAGCTACTTCAATAGGAGGAGTCGCTTTCAGCGCTCGCCACGCAGGTCACCATCTTCAAGCAGTCAGCAGTGCACCGAGAGCTTTATGCTAACGCACACAGCCTCGCTGCGAGCACATAACAGCAGTTTGTAA